From Dehalococcoidales bacterium, a single genomic window includes:
- a CDS encoding zonular occludens toxin domain-containing protein, with product MSLKLLTGFKGHGKTVLLTKFLHDDYRKGRDIYSNYGLTFPHKKIDIGWMLENPDQMVDASIGIDEAQTYFDCRCSGTKRNRVFSYLMLQSRKRGVDIYFTSQQFENVDIRIRRNIDYLYECTAYIIEDKRLRKANVQEIEAEKIDRVVITLFNYTNNKRQRFVFNPKKYFPLYDTNEFVDIIE from the coding sequence ATGAGTCTGAAACTACTAACGGGGTTCAAAGGGCACGGGAAAACAGTACTACTGACTAAATTCCTGCACGACGATTATCGGAAAGGCAGGGACATCTATTCCAACTATGGGCTGACGTTTCCACATAAGAAGATTGATATCGGCTGGATGCTCGAAAATCCGGATCAGATGGTAGACGCTTCTATCGGCATTGACGAGGCCCAGACCTATTTTGACTGTCGGTGTTCCGGGACAAAGCGGAACCGGGTCTTCTCATACCTGATGCTCCAGTCGCGAAAGCGGGGTGTTGACATCTATTTCACCTCCCAACAGTTCGAGAATGTCGATATTCGTATCAGGCGCAATATCGACTATTTATACGAGTGTACTGCGTATATCATTGAAGACAAGCGGCTTAGAAAGGCCAACGTCCAGGAGATTGAGGCTGAGAAGATTGACCGGGTAGTAATTACCTTATTCAACTATACGAACAATAAGAGGCAGCGGTTCGTCTTCAACCCGAAGAAGTATTTCCCGCTCTACGATACGAACGAGTTTGTCGATATAATCGAATAA